One genomic segment of Misgurnus anguillicaudatus chromosome 23, ASM2758022v2, whole genome shotgun sequence includes these proteins:
- the LOC141359297 gene encoding uncharacterized protein isoform X3, translated as MHGQRTAQQRVSGICEFLQREIMNFRLSSLILLLHIQGSLTLDNFNVTCDKLNICAVRGGLVMVRCVYSNINIKTGFWFSQKQRTNWRNKDEPEDLTLDSDYSGRVNQRITKDYSRLTIRDSRERDSGEYQLMFIMKDGVKHLSSVTVNLTVSGLQVKMNPESTGQRVKLSCDSSCPLTSAFFYHWSKNGQHLTYNQTIFVSSSENTDSYSCIESVSVPSSSVCESDIYTIFKLIIY; from the exons ATGCATGGACAGAGAACTGCACAACAACGTGTTT cTGGTATATGTGAGTTTCTACAAAGAGAAATCATGAACttcagactctcatcactgatcctgctgttacacattcaag gGTCCCTAACATTGGATAACTTTAATGTAACCTGTGATAAATTGAATATTTGTGCTGTAAGGGGGGGACTGGTGATGGTGAGGTGCGTTtactcaaacatcaacatcaaaactgggttctggttcagtcagaaacagagaacaaactggagaaacaaagatgaacctgaagatttgactttagattcagattactcaggacgaGTGAATCAGAGGATCACTAAAGATTACTCACGACTCACAATAAGAGattcgagagagagagacagtggagaatatcagctcatgttcattatgaaggatggagttaaacatctcagctcagtcacagtcaatctaacagtttcag GTTTACAGGTGAAGATGAATCCTGAATCTACAGGACAGCGAGTAAAACTGAGCTGTGATTCCTCCTGCCCTTTAACATCTGCATTTTTTTACCACTGGTCCAAGAATGGACAACATTTAACATATAACCAAACCATATTTGTGTCATCCAGTGAAAACACTGACAGTTATTCCTGCATTGAGTCTGTTTCAGTTCCctcttcatctgtgtgtgagtctgacatttacacaatatttaaattaattatatattaa